In a single window of the Zea mays cultivar B73 chromosome 5, Zm-B73-REFERENCE-NAM-5.0, whole genome shotgun sequence genome:
- the LOC109939968 gene encoding uncharacterized protein, with product MSVKQPPSSSTAAAFYATLARGLDDLDRALAASSPPSSSFLSLPTLRAALALLRAAHAGLARLVASLHLPGGAAWLDEYMDEASRLCDACRALRLGAAAVEGYAGSAAQLASLLMQGASSSPHLSRQVARAISVCRREAMAVKEENRALVETRAEALALRLSEGVPADAKLGGFNGFRGVLCATRMLTSFLLTLLSWGVLHYWPAPNAGAGDCAAYFGAAFATALSRAQQRAAAEAGRSVAAAAGGGGGGGGVMMHEFRRARAAVEEAKEAVERGGDVAAAAAEVGLRAGALRAACDDVVALIDDLFDEVVEGRKKLLDLCSGGN from the exons ATGAGCGTCAAGCAGCCACCGTCCTCGTCGACGGCGGCGGCCTTCTACGCGACGCTGGCGCGCGGACTCGACGACCTGGACCGGGCGCTGGCGGCGTCCTCTCCTCCCTCGTCGTCGTTCCTGTCGCTGCCCACGCTCCGGGCCGCGCTGGCGCTGCTCCGCGCCGCGCACGCGGGCCTGGCCCGCCTCGTCGCGTCGCTCCACCTCCCGGGGGGCGCGGCCTGGCTGGACGAGTACATGGACGAGGCGTCCAGGCTCTGCGACGCGTGCCGCGCGCTGCGGCTCGGCGCCGCTGCCGTCGAGGGGTACGCCGGAAGCGCCGCCCAGCTCGCCTCGCTCCTCATGCAGGGGGCCTCGTCGAGCCCCCACCTCTCGAGACAG GTGGCGCGTGCGATCAGCGTGTGCAGGCGCGAGGCCATGGCGGTGAAGGAGGAGAACCGCGCGCTGGTGGAGACGCGCGCGGAGGCGCTAGCGCTGCGCCTGAGCGAGGGCGTCCCCGCCGACGCCAAGCTGGGCGGCTTCAACGGCTTCCGCGGCGTGCTCTGCGCCACCCGGATGCTGACCTCGTTCCTGCTGACGCTGCTCTCGTGGGGCGTGCTCCACTACTGGCCCGCCCCCAACGCGGGCGCCGGGGACTGCGCCGCCTACTTCGGCGCCGCGTTCGCGACGGCGCTGTCCCGGGCGCAGCAGCGCGCGGCGGCGGAGGCCGGCAGGTCCGTGGCCGCGGCCgccggcggcggtggcggcggcggcggggtgaTGATGCACGAGTTCCGGCGCGCGCGGGCGGCGGTGGAGGAGGCCAAGGAGGCCGTGGAGCGCGGCGGCGACGTGGCGGCGGCCGCGGCGGAGGTGGGGCTCCGCGCCGGCGCGCTCCGGGCCGCGTGCGACGACGTGGTGGCGCTCATCGACGACCTGTTCGACGAGGTGGTGGAGGGCAGGAAGAAGCTGCTGGACCTCTGCAGCGGCGGCAACTGA